In Epinephelus lanceolatus isolate andai-2023 chromosome 13, ASM4190304v1, whole genome shotgun sequence, the following are encoded in one genomic region:
- the dse gene encoding dermatan-sulfate epimerase isoform X1 has translation MRTHTRGAPTVFFISLLWPLLAPAVAAEVDPSGGIPFMGGNYNGHPMLYFNRGDVEELQYAAAGTHMDMARRIREAGETMLEHPEMYLPPWSPAEFSARWNEVYGNNLGVLSMFCVLYPHRAGALDLAKDYMERMAAQPSWLVKDAPWDEVPLAHSLVGFATAYDFLYEYLNKGQQERFLQVIGNASRLMYEKSYVRGWGFQYLHNHQPTNCVALLTGSLVYMTQGYLQEAYLWTKQALSIMEKSMVLLRDVTDGSLYEGVAYGTYTTRSLFQYMFLVQRHFSISHFDHPWLLKHFAFLYRTILPGFQRTVAIADSNYNWFYGPESQLVFMDRYVLRNGSGNWLAELIHQNRVTEGPGQAGKGQRWCTLHTEFIWYDPGLISKPPSDFGTSQLHYFEDWGVVTYGSALPADTNRTFLSFKSGKLGGRAIFDIVHMNKYKEWIKGWRNFNAGHEHPDQNTFTFAPNGVPFITEALYGPKYTLLNNAVLFGSALSGSCFKPWAGQVTEACDSKWLKYKAGLAADAQGKVEAAMERQGMVFIRGEGHSAYNPELQIRSFQRNLLLLHPQLLLLVDHIHLEPDSPTRAMSAFFHNTELPFQSTKVDGVHGAFVSHGEDKYKMFWMDDTGYSNKGVVGYWNYPRGYPYNGSNYVNVTMPLRYPHTRVAYIFFGPGVDVQSFSLRGDDQRVDIYLATKDHTYTIYLLTGEVTSKPLFAMVLLDHKKIVFEKSAAVEDSSPEEVEEYVNVMEDNLQHVKPVFQQMERHILGRVLNTASFRKTAERLLQFTDKKKTEEVIEKMFAMSKKQGKGKGGKKMNFGEKLSESLPDIFAQIEANEKKVRQRTSKRTYEDSPEEGEGDTRAFVDYTDGRKNKKGAFVKGRKFKEVHMVATAGSEGLSSTASYIRLFLLLNTATFFLLLAVLLTRFQRGRSLHTQRCFYTILLIDCFILLYLYSSCSHTQC, from the exons ATGAGAACCCACACCCGCGGGGCCCCCACAGTCTTCTTCATAAGTCTGCTGTGGCCCCTGCTCGCCCCAGCGGTGGCAGCGGAAGTGGATCCCAGCGGAGGAATCCCCTTCATGGGAGGCAACTACAATGGTCATCCCATGCTGTACTTCAACCGGGGGGACGTGGAGGAGCTGCAATATGCAGCGGCAGGGACTCATATGGACATGGCAAGGAGGATCCGCGAGGCTGGGGAGACCATGCTGGAGCATCCTGAGATGTACTTGCCCCCCTGGAGCCCCGCAGAGTTCAGCGCCCGCTGGAACGAGGTGTATGGAAACAACCTAGGTGTGCTGTCCATGTTCTGCGTGCTGTACCCTCACAGGGCCGGGGCCCTCGACCTCGCCAAGGACTACATGGAGAGGATGGCGGCTCAGCCTAGTTG GTTGGTTAAAGATGCCCCCTGGGATGAAGTTCCTCTGGCGCACTCTCTGGTCGGGTTTGCCACCGCTTATGACTTCCTGTATGAGTACTTGAACAAGGGCCAACAGGAGCGTTTCCTACAGGTGATCGGCAACGCGTCACGCCTGATGTATGAGAAGTCATACGTCCGAGGCTGGGGGTTCCAGTACCTACACAACCATCAGCCTACCAACTGTGTGGCTCTGCTCACAGGAAGCCTGGTTTACATGACCCAAG GTTACCTCCAGGAGGCCTACCTGTGGACAAAGCAGGCCCTGTCTATCATGGAGAAGTCAATGGTCCTTCTGCGCGATGTGACGGATGGTTCCCTGTATGAAGGAGTAGCCTACGGGACTTACACCACCCGCTCTCTATTCCAGTACATGTTCCTGGTGCAGCGCCACTTTAGCATCAGCCACTTCGATCACCCCTGGCTCCTCAAACACTTCGCCTTCCTGTACAGGACTATCCTGCCTG GATTTCAGCGGACTGTAGCCATTGCAGATTCCAACTACAACTGGTTCTATGGGCCGGAGAGCCAGCTGGTCTTCATGGACCGTTACGTGTTACGTAATGGCAGTGGAAACTGGCTGGCAGAACTGATTCATCAAAACAGGGTGACGGAGGGGCCGGGGCAGGCTGGAAAAGGACAGCGATGGTGTACTCTCCACACAGAGTTCATCTG GTATGACCCAGGACTGATTTCCAAGCCTCCATCGGATTTTGGAACATCCCAACTCCACTACTTTGAGGACTGGGGCGTTGTGACGTACGGCAGCGCTTTACCTGCTGACACCAACCGCACCTTTCTCTCCTTCAAGTCGGGGAAGCTGGGAGGACGCGCCATCTTTGATATCGTCCACATGAACAAGTACAAAGAGTGGATCAAAGGGTGGAGGAACTTTAACGCTGGTCACGAGCACCCTGATCAGAACACTTTCACTTTCGCGCCCAACGGTGTCCCATTCATCACAGAGGCACTGTATGGACCAAAGTACACTTTGCTGAACAACGCAGTGTTGTTTGGCTCTGCACTCTCAGGGAGTTGCTTTAAGCCGTGGGCTGGACAGGTTACGGAAGCCTGTGATTCCAAGTGGTTAAAGTACAAAGCTGGACTGGCGGCTGATGCCCAGGGCAAAGTCGAAGCTGCTATGGAGAGACAGGGAATGGTCTTCATCCGCGGCGAGGGACACTCCGCTTATAATCCAGAGCTACAGATTAGGAGCTTCCAGAGAAACCTGCTCCTTCTTCACCCACAGCTCCTGCTCCTTGTGGACCACATCCACCTGGAGCCAGACAGCCCAACCAGGGCCATGAGCGCCTTCTTTCACAACACAGAACTTCCATTCCAGAGTACAAAGGTAGATGGCGTTCATGGAGCATTTGTATCACATGGTGAGGATAAATATAAGATGTTCTGGATGGATGACACAGGCTACAGTAACAAAGGAGTGGTAGGTTACTGGAATTACCCTCGAGGGTACCCGTATAATGGCTCCAACTATGTGAACGTCACAATGCCATTGAGATATCCTCACACTAGGGTGGCCTATATTTTCTTTGGACCAGGTGTGGATGTACAGAGCTTCAGCCTGCGCGGTGATGACCAGAGAGTGGATATCTACCTGGCCACCAAGGATCACACCTACACTATCTACCTGCTGACCGGAGAGGTCACCAGCAAGCCTCTGTTCGCCATGGTGCTGCTGGACCACAAGAAGATCGTATTCGAGAAGTCAGCGGCCGTGGAGGACAGCTCACCTGAAGAAGTAGAAGAATACGTCAACGTGATGGAGGACAACCTCCAGCATGTCAAGCCCGTCTTCCAGCAGATGGAGAGACACATTCTGGGACGGGTTCTAAACACTGCCAGCTTCCGCAAGACTGCAGAGCGCCTCCTCCAGTTCACTGACAAGAAGAAGACGGAGGAGGTCATAGAGAAGATGTTTGCTATGTCGAAGAAACAGGGCAAGGGTAAAGGGGGGAAGAAAATGAACTTTGGGGAGAAGCTTTCAGAGAGTCTACCTGACATTTTTGCACAGATCGAGGCGAATGAGAAAAAGGTGAGACAGAGGACTTCAAAGCGTACATATGAGGACAGtccagaggagggagagggagacacGCGGGCCTTTGTGGATTATACAGACGGCCGCAAAAACAAGAAGGGGGCCTTTGTCAAGGGCCGCAAATTCAAGGAGGTTCACATGGTGGCCACAGCAGGGAGCGAGGGTCTCTCCAGCACCGCCTCCTACATAAGACTCTTCCTCCTTCTGAACACCGCCACCTTCTTTTTGCTGCTGGCCGTGTTACTGACTCGCTTCCAGAGAGGTCGGAGTTTGCACACGCAGAGATGCTTCTACACCATCCTCCTGATCGACTGCTTCATCTTACTGTACCTGTACTCctcctgctctcacacacagtgtTAA
- the dse gene encoding dermatan-sulfate epimerase isoform X2 — protein sequence MYEKSYVRGWGFQYLHNHQPTNCVALLTGSLVYMTQGYLQEAYLWTKQALSIMEKSMVLLRDVTDGSLYEGVAYGTYTTRSLFQYMFLVQRHFSISHFDHPWLLKHFAFLYRTILPGFQRTVAIADSNYNWFYGPESQLVFMDRYVLRNGSGNWLAELIHQNRVTEGPGQAGKGQRWCTLHTEFIWYDPGLISKPPSDFGTSQLHYFEDWGVVTYGSALPADTNRTFLSFKSGKLGGRAIFDIVHMNKYKEWIKGWRNFNAGHEHPDQNTFTFAPNGVPFITEALYGPKYTLLNNAVLFGSALSGSCFKPWAGQVTEACDSKWLKYKAGLAADAQGKVEAAMERQGMVFIRGEGHSAYNPELQIRSFQRNLLLLHPQLLLLVDHIHLEPDSPTRAMSAFFHNTELPFQSTKVDGVHGAFVSHGEDKYKMFWMDDTGYSNKGVVGYWNYPRGYPYNGSNYVNVTMPLRYPHTRVAYIFFGPGVDVQSFSLRGDDQRVDIYLATKDHTYTIYLLTGEVTSKPLFAMVLLDHKKIVFEKSAAVEDSSPEEVEEYVNVMEDNLQHVKPVFQQMERHILGRVLNTASFRKTAERLLQFTDKKKTEEVIEKMFAMSKKQGKGKGGKKMNFGEKLSESLPDIFAQIEANEKKVRQRTSKRTYEDSPEEGEGDTRAFVDYTDGRKNKKGAFVKGRKFKEVHMVATAGSEGLSSTASYIRLFLLLNTATFFLLLAVLLTRFQRGRSLHTQRCFYTILLIDCFILLYLYSSCSHTQC from the exons ATGTATGAGAAGTCATACGTCCGAGGCTGGGGGTTCCAGTACCTACACAACCATCAGCCTACCAACTGTGTGGCTCTGCTCACAGGAAGCCTGGTTTACATGACCCAAG GTTACCTCCAGGAGGCCTACCTGTGGACAAAGCAGGCCCTGTCTATCATGGAGAAGTCAATGGTCCTTCTGCGCGATGTGACGGATGGTTCCCTGTATGAAGGAGTAGCCTACGGGACTTACACCACCCGCTCTCTATTCCAGTACATGTTCCTGGTGCAGCGCCACTTTAGCATCAGCCACTTCGATCACCCCTGGCTCCTCAAACACTTCGCCTTCCTGTACAGGACTATCCTGCCTG GATTTCAGCGGACTGTAGCCATTGCAGATTCCAACTACAACTGGTTCTATGGGCCGGAGAGCCAGCTGGTCTTCATGGACCGTTACGTGTTACGTAATGGCAGTGGAAACTGGCTGGCAGAACTGATTCATCAAAACAGGGTGACGGAGGGGCCGGGGCAGGCTGGAAAAGGACAGCGATGGTGTACTCTCCACACAGAGTTCATCTG GTATGACCCAGGACTGATTTCCAAGCCTCCATCGGATTTTGGAACATCCCAACTCCACTACTTTGAGGACTGGGGCGTTGTGACGTACGGCAGCGCTTTACCTGCTGACACCAACCGCACCTTTCTCTCCTTCAAGTCGGGGAAGCTGGGAGGACGCGCCATCTTTGATATCGTCCACATGAACAAGTACAAAGAGTGGATCAAAGGGTGGAGGAACTTTAACGCTGGTCACGAGCACCCTGATCAGAACACTTTCACTTTCGCGCCCAACGGTGTCCCATTCATCACAGAGGCACTGTATGGACCAAAGTACACTTTGCTGAACAACGCAGTGTTGTTTGGCTCTGCACTCTCAGGGAGTTGCTTTAAGCCGTGGGCTGGACAGGTTACGGAAGCCTGTGATTCCAAGTGGTTAAAGTACAAAGCTGGACTGGCGGCTGATGCCCAGGGCAAAGTCGAAGCTGCTATGGAGAGACAGGGAATGGTCTTCATCCGCGGCGAGGGACACTCCGCTTATAATCCAGAGCTACAGATTAGGAGCTTCCAGAGAAACCTGCTCCTTCTTCACCCACAGCTCCTGCTCCTTGTGGACCACATCCACCTGGAGCCAGACAGCCCAACCAGGGCCATGAGCGCCTTCTTTCACAACACAGAACTTCCATTCCAGAGTACAAAGGTAGATGGCGTTCATGGAGCATTTGTATCACATGGTGAGGATAAATATAAGATGTTCTGGATGGATGACACAGGCTACAGTAACAAAGGAGTGGTAGGTTACTGGAATTACCCTCGAGGGTACCCGTATAATGGCTCCAACTATGTGAACGTCACAATGCCATTGAGATATCCTCACACTAGGGTGGCCTATATTTTCTTTGGACCAGGTGTGGATGTACAGAGCTTCAGCCTGCGCGGTGATGACCAGAGAGTGGATATCTACCTGGCCACCAAGGATCACACCTACACTATCTACCTGCTGACCGGAGAGGTCACCAGCAAGCCTCTGTTCGCCATGGTGCTGCTGGACCACAAGAAGATCGTATTCGAGAAGTCAGCGGCCGTGGAGGACAGCTCACCTGAAGAAGTAGAAGAATACGTCAACGTGATGGAGGACAACCTCCAGCATGTCAAGCCCGTCTTCCAGCAGATGGAGAGACACATTCTGGGACGGGTTCTAAACACTGCCAGCTTCCGCAAGACTGCAGAGCGCCTCCTCCAGTTCACTGACAAGAAGAAGACGGAGGAGGTCATAGAGAAGATGTTTGCTATGTCGAAGAAACAGGGCAAGGGTAAAGGGGGGAAGAAAATGAACTTTGGGGAGAAGCTTTCAGAGAGTCTACCTGACATTTTTGCACAGATCGAGGCGAATGAGAAAAAGGTGAGACAGAGGACTTCAAAGCGTACATATGAGGACAGtccagaggagggagagggagacacGCGGGCCTTTGTGGATTATACAGACGGCCGCAAAAACAAGAAGGGGGCCTTTGTCAAGGGCCGCAAATTCAAGGAGGTTCACATGGTGGCCACAGCAGGGAGCGAGGGTCTCTCCAGCACCGCCTCCTACATAAGACTCTTCCTCCTTCTGAACACCGCCACCTTCTTTTTGCTGCTGGCCGTGTTACTGACTCGCTTCCAGAGAGGTCGGAGTTTGCACACGCAGAGATGCTTCTACACCATCCTCCTGATCGACTGCTTCATCTTACTGTACCTGTACTCctcctgctctcacacacagtgtTAA